Within Winogradskyella helgolandensis, the genomic segment GGCTTTCATAAACTCTGCGGCTTCTTCTTTAGAAACATAAAGGGCATCTTTTGTGTAATCCGCCATCGCTAAACTCTTTTTTAGCTGATTGACTTCGACTTCTTTTGCCGTATCATTCAAATAAATGGTCATTACCACTTGTTCTTTAAAGTGATCTGCTACTTTTTTAGAATTGATGACTAAAAGACCCAAACAGCCTAAAAGAAACAAGACCAAAGCGATACTTATCACTACAGAAATGTAAGATGATATCAGTTTACGTTTTTGATATTTGTCAAAAGATGATGCCATGAATGAATGCGGATTTATGCTGTAAAAATAATAAAGAATTTGCTTATGTTAACTATTACAACGGTGAACTTTTAATAGTGTTGTATATGATGACTTAAAGTAAGTAAGTGCACCTAAATTCTATGGTATTTCAACAACAAATTCAGATGTTTTCTTACTAGACTTAATAGCTTTTAAATTTTGTATTGGCATAGTTCTTGTCAAAGCTTGAACAATCAATTAAACCTTAAAATCAATTATTATGAAAAAATTACTCGTTGTAGTCGCACTTGCAGCTTTAGGATTAACGGAAAAAACCAATGCTCAAGATATTGAATTTGGAGCCAAAGCCGGACTCAATATCTCTAATTTTACAGGAGGAGATGCTGACCGAAACAGCCTTATCGGATTTCATGTGGGATTCATTTCCGAAATTCCATTAAGTGAAAAATTCTCACTTCAACCCGAACTTTTATATTCTAGACAGGGTTCTGAAGTACAAGATGTGGTTAAGATAAAAGTCGATTACTTAGCCATTCCAATTATGGCTAAATACTATGTAGCTGATAGATTTAGCTTAGAAGTAGGACCACAATTTTCGTTTCTGGTTAATGATAAAGGCGAGTATATAGATAGTGATTTACCAGATGAAGACACAGATGCCTCTAGTGTTGATATTGGTGCAAATGTTGGACTTGGTTATAATTTGGGTTCAAACCTATTTGTGCAAGCACGTTATAATTTTGGAATCTCAACTGTAGCAGAAAATCCAGATATAAAAAACAGTGTTTTTCAAGTCGCTTTGGGCTATAAGTTTTAATCTCCCACAACTTAACCTAGTAAAAGCATCTTGTCTAAAACAAGGTGCTTATTCTTTTATAATTCCTATTCATTTTAAAATAGGCTGTTTAGATGGTTATTATTAAATTTGCGCTTTAAAGTAAAGGCAAATTCGCGCAAAGGCGCTAAGTCACAAAGTCATTTTTTTAAACGATATGCTTTGCGACTCTGCGCCTTTGCGTGAAAAGACAATTCATATGACATACAATTTCAACGACATAGAAAAAAAGTGGCAAGACTATTGGGCAAAAAACCAAACATTTAAAGCCTCAAACCAAAGCGATAAACCAAAATACTACGTATTAGATATGTTCCCTTATCCTTCTGGAGCAGGTTTACATGTTGGCCATCCTTTAGGTTATATTGCTAGTGACATCTATGCACGTTATAAACGCCATAAAGGTTTTAATGTCTTACATCCTCAAGGTTATGATAGTTTTGGATTGCCTGCAGAACAGTATGCGATACAAACAGGTCAGCATCCTGCAGTTACTACTGAAACCAATATTACAACGTATCGTCGTCAATTAGACCAAATTGGTTTTTCTTTCGATTGGAGCAGAGAAGTAAGAACTTCTAATCCTGAATATTATAAGTGGACACAGTGGATTTTTATACAATTGTATGAGTCTTGGTTTTGTAAACATGCAAATAAAGCATTTCCTATTTCTGAATTAGAAAAGGTATTTGCTAGAGAGGGTAATGCTGCTGTAGAAGCTGTATGTGATGATAATGCAGGCCAGTTTACGGCAGAGCAATGGAATAATTTTTCTTCAGAAGAACAACAAGAAATACTTTTAAAATACAGATTAACCTATTTAGCAGAAACTGAGGTTAACTGGTGTCCGGAATTAGGAACCGTTTTAGCCAATGACGAAATAGTTAATGGTGTTTCGGAACGAGGTGGTCATCCAGTAGTACGTAAAAAAATGACCCAATGGAGCATGCGAATTTCTGCGTATGCAGAACGTTTACTTCAAGGATTAGATGATCTCGATTGGACCGATGCCTTAAAAGACATTCAGAAAAACTGGATTGGTAAATCCGTTGGAGCTTCGGTATCTTTTAATGTAAATGGACACGATGATGTCATCGACGTTTTCACTACAAGACCAGATACTATTTTTGGAGTGTCATTTATGACGCTTGCACCAGAACACGAATTAGTATCACAAATTACAACCGAAGCACAAAAAGCTGAAGTTGAAGCTTACATAGAAAAATCAGCCAAACGAAGCGAACGCGATAGAATGGCAGATGTAAAAACCATTTCTGGTGTGTTTACAGGAGCTTATGCGGAGCATCCGTTTTCTAAAGAACCGATTCCTATCTGGATAGGCGATTACGTTTTAGCAAGCTACGGAACAGGTGCAGTTATGGCAGTGCCTTGTGGTGACCAACGTGATTACGATTTTGCAAAACATTTTGATATTGCTATTCCAAATATATTTGAAGGTGTTGATATTTCTGAAGAAGCCTATGCTTCTAAAGACAATGTAAAAATCGCCAATAGTGATTTCCTTAATGGCATGAACTATAAAAAAGCATCTAAATTGGCTATTTATCAATTAGAACAATTAGGTCAAGGCGTAGGTAAAACTAATTACCGTTTGCGTGATGCTGTATTCTCAAGACAAAGATATTGGGGAGAACCATTCCCAGTCTATTATGTGAATGGTATGCCACAAATGATAGATGCTGAGCATTTACCGATTAGATTACCGGAAGTTGAAAAATATTTACCAACCGAAGAAGGTGAACCGCCTTTAGGACGTGCAGACGTTTGGGCTTGGTGTACTGAAAGTAATTCTGTGGTTTCTAATGATAAGATAAACAATACAACAATTCATCCACTAGAACTAAACACCATGCCTGGTTGGGCAGGAAGTTCTTGGTATTTCTTCCGTTATATGGAAGATGCAGCCAATAGAGATGGTGTTTTTGCAAGTGAAGCTGCGCTGAAATATTGGGAAAATGTAGATTTATATATTGGTGGCGCAGAACATGCGACTGGTCACCTACTCTACTCGCGTTTCTGGGTGAAATTATTGAAAGATCGCGGTTTTGTTAATGTTGAAGAGCCTTTTAAAAAGTTGATTAACCAAGGAATGATTTTGGGGACTAGTGCTTTTGTTTATAGAGTTGGACCTTCCGTTACAGTAAAAAGTATGTCAGAAACTGTTCGTTTAGATGAAGTCAAATTACCTCATTTCTATGTTTCAAAATCAAGTTATGATAATTTTCAAAAAGGAATACAAGACAAAAATATAATTGAAGTTTTAAATAAAACAAATTCTATTTGGGAAAAGAATGGATTCAAAGTTGAATCTAATTTTGAAAAAATATCATTATCTGAAATTCACGTGAAAGTACAATATGTAAATGCTTCAGATGAATTAGATATTGAAGCATTAAAAACGGATCCTGAATTTGGAGCTGATTATAAAGATGCTATTTTTATTAGTGAAAACGGAGATATTATTGAAGGAAATAACGATGTTTACAAAGTAGGTCGAGACGTTGAAAAAATGTCTAAATCAAAATACAACGTTGTGAGCCCAGATAGTATTTGTGCAGATTACGGAGCAGACAGTCTAAGACTCTACGAAATGTTCTTAGGTCCTTTAGAGCAATACAAACCTTGGAATACTGCTGGTATTACAGGAGTCCATAATTTCCTTAAAAAACTATGGAAATTATACGTTGGTGAAAATGGTTTAAAAGTGAATGATGCTGAAGCGACCAAAGACAACTTAAAAACCTTACACAAAACCATAAAGAAAGTCCAAGAAGATATTGAGAATTTCTCTTTCAATACGTCAGTTTCTACCTTTATGATTGCGGTAAATGAACTAACCGCTCAGAAGTGTACAAGTAAAGCCATTTTAGAACCTTTATTGGTTTTAATTTCACCTTACGCACCACATATTGCTGAAGAATTATGGAGTCAATTAGGAAATAATGATTCTATTTCTACGGCACCTTTCCCTGTTTTTGACGAAAGTCATTTAGTAGAAAGTAGTAAAAACTATCCCATTTCTTTTAATGGTAAAATGCGTTTTACTTTAGAATTGCCAATGGACATGAACAAAGACGATATTGAAAAAACCGTAATGTCTCACGAAAAAACAATTGCGCAATTAGATGGCAGAACACCTAAGAAAATCATTGTGGTGCCTGGAAAAATTGTAAATATTGTTGGGTAAACTTCTAAAATATATCATCATAACTTTGTTACCAATTATAGGTTGGTCTCAAAGTTATGTTGGTTTGGTCTCCAACTATTTTATTTGGTTTGGTAATACGAACAAAGACTAATGCTATGTTTTTAAATCAACCCACACCTAAAAAGAAGCGTAAAAGTCTTAAGGATTATTTTGATTTTCGTAATAATCAG encodes:
- a CDS encoding porin family protein, with the translated sequence MKKLLVVVALAALGLTEKTNAQDIEFGAKAGLNISNFTGGDADRNSLIGFHVGFISEIPLSEKFSLQPELLYSRQGSEVQDVVKIKVDYLAIPIMAKYYVADRFSLEVGPQFSFLVNDKGEYIDSDLPDEDTDASSVDIGANVGLGYNLGSNLFVQARYNFGISTVAENPDIKNSVFQVALGYKF
- a CDS encoding leucine--tRNA ligase translates to MTYNFNDIEKKWQDYWAKNQTFKASNQSDKPKYYVLDMFPYPSGAGLHVGHPLGYIASDIYARYKRHKGFNVLHPQGYDSFGLPAEQYAIQTGQHPAVTTETNITTYRRQLDQIGFSFDWSREVRTSNPEYYKWTQWIFIQLYESWFCKHANKAFPISELEKVFAREGNAAVEAVCDDNAGQFTAEQWNNFSSEEQQEILLKYRLTYLAETEVNWCPELGTVLANDEIVNGVSERGGHPVVRKKMTQWSMRISAYAERLLQGLDDLDWTDALKDIQKNWIGKSVGASVSFNVNGHDDVIDVFTTRPDTIFGVSFMTLAPEHELVSQITTEAQKAEVEAYIEKSAKRSERDRMADVKTISGVFTGAYAEHPFSKEPIPIWIGDYVLASYGTGAVMAVPCGDQRDYDFAKHFDIAIPNIFEGVDISEEAYASKDNVKIANSDFLNGMNYKKASKLAIYQLEQLGQGVGKTNYRLRDAVFSRQRYWGEPFPVYYVNGMPQMIDAEHLPIRLPEVEKYLPTEEGEPPLGRADVWAWCTESNSVVSNDKINNTTIHPLELNTMPGWAGSSWYFFRYMEDAANRDGVFASEAALKYWENVDLYIGGAEHATGHLLYSRFWVKLLKDRGFVNVEEPFKKLINQGMILGTSAFVYRVGPSVTVKSMSETVRLDEVKLPHFYVSKSSYDNFQKGIQDKNIIEVLNKTNSIWEKNGFKVESNFEKISLSEIHVKVQYVNASDELDIEALKTDPEFGADYKDAIFISENGDIIEGNNDVYKVGRDVEKMSKSKYNVVSPDSICADYGADSLRLYEMFLGPLEQYKPWNTAGITGVHNFLKKLWKLYVGENGLKVNDAEATKDNLKTLHKTIKKVQEDIENFSFNTSVSTFMIAVNELTAQKCTSKAILEPLLVLISPYAPHIAEELWSQLGNNDSISTAPFPVFDESHLVESSKNYPISFNGKMRFTLELPMDMNKDDIEKTVMSHEKTIAQLDGRTPKKIIVVPGKIVNIVG